The following proteins come from a genomic window of Lolium rigidum isolate FL_2022 chromosome 5, APGP_CSIRO_Lrig_0.1, whole genome shotgun sequence:
- the LOC124653368 gene encoding D-aminoacyl-tRNA deacylase-like produces the protein MVVLVVATASDPASIGPAAAFLAMPGWSPGPPIPEGMESFTNGNVRLLKHERSIIAEDDLDSRWQEATGEVVSEVIFLSKHTAVSNRPALTVHPIGVPHLREDETPPQGGRPGWAALTNPRIGPWLRLLQKVAADQGLVPEFEITLEATHHGPLTSTPTMFVEIGSTEEYWGRQDAAQAIALVLWKGLGLEDGNAVGTWLGNGEKVLLGIGGGHYAPRHMDIVVKDGVWVGHLLSGYSLPMEVPPQGSAKSSGDVGGMWKHSIKVSYEATKAGFPGGEVIAHLDQKSFKGWQKNAITSYLQEQNIKIGKPNDFL, from the exons ATGGTTGTTCTGGTGGTAGCGACGGCGTCGGACCCGGCGTCCATCGGCCCCGCCGCGGCGTTCCTGGCCATGCCCGGATGGTCCCCCGGCCCGCCCATCCCC GAGGGAATGGAGAGCTTTACAAATGGGAATGTTAGGTTATTGAAGCATGAACGCAGCATTATTGCAGAGGACGATCTTGACAGTAGGTGGCAGGAAGCCACTGGAGAGGTTGTTTCCGAGGTCATATTCCTCAGCAAACACACTGCAGTCTCCAACCGCCCTGCCCTCACTGTCCATCCAATAG GTGTGCCACATCTGAGGGAGGATGAGACCCCGCCTCAAGGAGGGAGGCCGGGATGGGCAGCATTGACTAACCCTCGAATTGGCCCGTGGCTCCGGTTGTTGCAAAAAGTTGCTGCAGACCAAGGTCTTGTCCCGGAGTTTGAG ATTACACTTGAAGCTACTCACCATGGACCACTTACCAGTACACCCACGATGTTTGTTGAGATAG GAAGTACAGAAGAATACTGGGGTAGACAAGATGCTGCGCAGGCCATTGCTCTG GTTCTATGGAAAGGTCTTGGTCTGGAGGATGGAAATGCTGTTGGAACTTGGCTGGG GAATGGTGAAAAGGTTCTACTAGGTATCGGTGGTGGTCACTATGCCCCTCGTCATATGGATATTGTCGT CAAAGATGGTGTATGGGTGGGTCATCTCCTGTCTGGTTACTCTTTGCCAATGGAGGTGCCACCCCAGGGAAGTGCAAAGAGTTCTGGTGATGTTGGTGGGATGTGGAAGCATTCCATCAAAGTTTCATATGAAGCCACGAAGGCAGGATTTCCTGGTGGTGAAGTAATAGCACATCTTGATCAGAA GAGCTTCAAGGGCTGGCAAAAGAATGCTATCACAAGCTATTTGCAGGAGCAAAATATTAAAATAGGAAAACCTAATGATTTCCTCTAA